In Paenibacillus dendritiformis, the DNA window GGAACGCTGTTCAGATCGGAGATGAGGTCCTCTACGGATTTGGACTGCAATTCAGGGGCAGATTCCAACGCCGCATTCAGGTTCGTCACATATGTGTTGTGGTGACGGTCATGGTGAATCATCATCGTCGTCTCGTCGATGTGAGGCTCCAATGCGTTGTTCGCGTACGGAAGAGCTGGTAATTGATGTGCCATCGTTCATTCCTCCCAAAAAATATGTAAGTGATGTATATACTCATTTAACCATGAGTCGGGCTAATAAATCAACATAAATGTTTCAAAAGTCAGAGCTTTGTCATAGGGCCTGACTTTATATGATTACCCATTATAGAATGCTTTCAAACGTAGCGCCGCATTCGCAGGGTTCGTCACAAAATTGGCACAAGTGCCAATTATTTATACCTATGGACCCGAAAGTAATGTAAACGCTTTATTTAAAACGCTTACACGAGAAAAACCGTGTTTTTTCGGCGTTTTTACGCGAATCTGAATGATAAAGAAGGAATTTCGCGATTTTTGTCGTATTTGTAAATACTATATATAATGGAATGAGAGCTTAATGGATGTCCGTTGGCGTAGACTGTTTGTTCACAGATAGAGAAGAGAACCGAATTTTACACCAAGCTCAGGATGAGGGAGAGTAAGACATGAACGTTCGATCCTTTCGTTTGGCGGATTATTTGCCGGCTACTCAGTTATTGAAGGAATCGCTGTCCGAGGAATGTTGCGAGAAGACGCTGGATGCCTTCGCGCGCCAGTTGTCCTTGGACGGAGAGCTTGTGCTCATCGCGGAACAGGAGAACCCGGACGGGGAGACGATCATGGTCGGATTGGCTATCGGCACCATCGATCGCAACAACGGGTACTACTATCGTCTGGCCGTGCACCCGGAATTCCGCAACCAAGGCGTAGGCAAGGCGCTTGTCGCCGGAATGGAACAGAAATTCCAGCAGCGCAAGGTCCGCAACATTATGATTGCTGCGGATGAGCATACGGAATTCGTGCTGCCTTGGTTCGAGGCATTGGGATACGGGGCCCAGCATGTCTTGCGTTCATTGAAGCAGCTTCGGATTGTTACCGGCTAGCTGTCTCTGAATTGAACATTTGTCGCCGAATGGGAAGGCATATCTTTACAACCGTTGCAATCGGGGTGAAGATATGCTTTTCTATTAATAATAAGTGAAGAGAAATGAAGTAAAGCCGAGGAAAACGCATGGAACGTTATGAGAAAGCCCTTGTGAAAAGTTTCAAACACGATGGCCATTTGCACCGGATGTGGCTGGAGAACTGGATCGTGCCCTCCTCGCTCGTGCATCCCGAGCATGCCGCTGAAGGAATGTTCGTGCTGATTAACAGCCAGACTCCGATCAGGGAAGCGGACGGGAAGCAATGGAACAGCAAAATTCCCGCCGTTACGTTCCTCATTCCGAAGCAGTGGTTCAATGTGGTGGCGCTAATCGAGGATCATGGCATACGCTACTACTGCAATATTGCCTCGCCGCCGTACCGTACGGACAACATTTTCACCTATATCGATTACGATCTGGACGTCATTCAGATGCCTGGCGGCCAGGTGAATGTGGTGGATCAGGACGAGTACGAGCAGAACCGGCATGTATACCATTATCCTGATCTGGTGGAGCGCAAGATTACCGCCGGCCTCGACGCGGTGTTGGAACGGATTGGGCATCGCCGGCCTCCGTTCTGGGACGATGAGGTGCGCCGGTATTACGACGACTGGAAGCAGTCGGTCCAGCCGGAATGAGAGCCTTCCGGTGCGGGCCGGAGGCCGGGGAGCAAGGAATGTCGGGGGATCAATGGAAAAGCAGGGAAGTCAGACCGTAACAGGAGCGGCGCCTGCTCTGGGGAATCCGATACCCGGAGCTAGGGGGCCGTTCTGCATTTAGAGCGCGGCGATCCGCAGGAGCGACATCAAAGAAGGAGGTGAACGGGATGGCGGAACAGAAGCACATGACACGATGGACCCCATACGGAACCAATCAAGCGGCCGGGGCCGAGGCGAGCCGGGAAGCGGAACGGTGGCAGCGGCTCAAGCAGGAGATTATTGACGCGGCGCCTTCCCTGGGCATCGACCAGGTCGGCTTCACGACGGCAGACCCGTTCACCGAATTGAAGGCGCGCCTGCAGCATTCCATCGATCAAGGGTATGCGTCCGGGTTCGAGGAGCCGGACCTGGACAAGCGGACGCAGCCTGCGCTGCTGCTGGACGGGGCGCGTTCCATTATCGCGATTGCGGTTGCTTATCCGTCCAAGCTGGAGGGCGGTCCGAAGTCGGAGCCGGGCGCGTACCGCGGAATGTTCGCCCGGACCGCCTGGGGATTGGACTACCACCAGGTGCTGAGGGACCGGCTGCAGCGGCTGGAGCAGTTCCTGCGCGAGCGGGTGCCGGAGGTACGGGTGAAGAGCATGGTAGACACGGGCGAGCTGTGCGACCGGGCGGTCGCCGAGCGATCCGGCATCGGCTTCAGCGGCAAGAACTGCTCGATTATTTCTCCGAAGTGGGGATCGTGGATCTACTTGGGGGAAATGATTACGAATCTGCCGCTGCCGCCGGATCACCCGCTGACCGAGGATTGCGGGGAATGCACGCGCTGCCTCGATGCCTGTCCGACGGGAGCCTTCGCCGGTCCCGGGCAGCTCAATGCGCAGCGCTGCATCTCGTTCCAGACGCAGTCGAAGGAGATGCTTCCGCATGAGATGATGGTCAAGATAGGCAATCGGCTGTATGGCTGCGATACTTGCCAGATCGTATGCCCGAAGAACCGCGGGCTGAATTGGACCCATCATGCCGAGATGCAGCCCGATCCGGAGCAGGCGAAGCCGCTGCTCGTGCCGCTGCTGTCGCTGTCGAACCGGGAATTCAAGTCCCAGTTCGGCAGCAGCGCGGCGGCGTGGCGCGGGAAGAAGCCGATCCAGCGCAACGCGATCGCGGCGCTCGGCAATTTCCGCGACCGCCAGGCCGTCCCGGCCCTGGAAGGACTGCTGCGCACGGATGAGCGGCCGGATATCCGCGCCGCCGCGGCCTGGGCGCTCGGCCAGATCGGGGGGCCGGACGCCAAGCGCATATTAGAAGCGGCGCTAAGCCGCGAGGAGGAACCGAAGGTGAAGGAAGCTGTGATGCAAGCGCGGGAGCGCGCCGAAGCTCAGCAAGAGCCGTTGTATGTGCAGGAGATGGAGAGCCCGCTCGGTCCGCTGACGTTGGCTGCGACCGCGACCGGATTGTTCGCGATCGAGTTCGGAGACGCGTTGTCGGCGGCGGAAGGGCTCCAGCGGCGGGCGGCCCGCAGCTACGGCCGCGTCGCGCTGCAGCGCCATCCGGAGCGGCTGCAGGAGGCCAAGCGGCAGCTGGAGGAGTATTTTGCGGGAACGCGCCGCGAGTTCGATCTGACGCTCGATATCCAAGGGACGCCGTTCCAGCGGCGGGTATGGCAAGCATTGACCGGCATCCCTTACGGGGAGACCCGGTCCTACAAGCAGATCGCGGAAGCGATCGGCAATCCGGGGGCGGTGCGGGCTGTCGGGGGAGCGAATAATCGCAATCCGCTCTCCATTATCGTGCCCTGCCACCGCGTCATCGGAGCCGACGGCAAGCTGGTCGGTTATGGCGGCGGCATGGACAAGAAAATCACCCTGCTCCGTCTCGAGGGCAATCCTTGCGGGCAATGAGCCGCAGGACGAATCCAGGACAGATTCCATTCGTTTGTCATATTGGAAGGGACATGCTATCATAATGGCGGACGAGTTCCGCGAAGCCATGCCTTCTCACGGATAGATCGAAGTGAGTGTTCAAAAGCCGGGATTCCTCGAAAAGACGGCGTTTTGAATAACCTCATCTAACTAATTTTTTGTTGGGGTGACCATAAGCAGATGATTTGGGTTGTAGGGATTATCGCACTCATCGTGGGTGTCATTATCGGCTTTGCCGGCGGGGTGTTCTACCTGCGCAAGCAGATGGAGAAGATGCAATCGGATCCGCAAATGCTGCAAAAAATGGCCAAACAAATGGGCTATAATTTGAATGCCAAGCAGATGCAGCAAGCTCAGAAAATGATGCAAAAAAACAAGAGAAAATGAAATAACGGAACGGCCCGCGTCCATGGGCACGTTAGGCGGGAGGAGGCACAATTATGGCTGGCTTGAAAGACTATGTCAATTCCAAAGTCGGTGAGAACCGCGAGAAGATCGAACATCACGTAAAAGAAATTTTAAGGCTGATCGGCGAGGACGTCGATCGGGAAGGCCTGAAGGAGACGCCGGCGCGTGTCACCCGCATGTACGAAGAGATCTTCGGCGGGTATGAGGTCGACCCGCGCGACGTGCTCGGGGTCACCTTCGACGAAGCCCATGAGGAGCTCGTCATCGTGAAGGACATTACGTACTACAGCTTGTGCGAGCATCATATGGCGCCTTTCTTCGGCAAGGTGCATATCGGCTATATTCCAAGCGGACAGGTTGCCGGCCTGAGCAAGCTGGCGCGGCTGGTCGAAGCGGTCACGCGCCGTCTGCAGGTGCAGGAACGGGTCACGTCGGAAATCGCGGATATTATGGAAGAAGCGTTGAAGCCGCACGGCGTGATGGTGGTCGTGGAGGGCGAGCATTTATGCATGTGTTCCCGCGGCGTCAAGAAGCCCGGCAGCAAGACGGTTACAATGTCGACGCGGGGCAGCTTCAAGGACGATGCGGCGCAGCGCGCGGAATTTTTGTCACTGATTAAGCAGTAAATTGGTGCTTTAGGGTTTGAGCAGAACCAATGGAACCCGTTCCGGGCAAAGGGGCGGGTTTTTTGCTTGGCTTGCCGGCAATGGGTTGAGAGAGGCGCGGCGTTGTGGGGATTGATGCGCGCTTGCGGCAGAGCGCAGCAAGGAAGAGGAGGACGAAGGAAATTCTATGGCAAAAACGGATGTAGAACAGACGGAACGCAATGAAGAAGCGGTGGAGTTAACCGAAGAGCAGGCGGAATGGCATCGCCTCTATGAAGCGGCGGCAGCCTTCAAAAAACAAGGAAGCTGGAAGTGGGTGTCCGACTCCGAGATCTTCGGCGTATGCAACCCGGAGGATGGAGAGGTCGGCTACTGCACCATTATGGGATCGAACGAAGAGCTGTTCGGCCTGGCCGTTTTCCGCGGCGCCGAGGGGCTGGAGAGCCTGCAGGACATGATGCTGGAGCAGGATGATCAATATGCTTGGCTGAACCGGCAAAAGTGCATGATGGTGACATTCGAGGATCGGACCGATCTGGACAAGCAGGATTTGGCGCAAATCAAAGAGCTTGGCTTCCGCTTTCGCGGCCGCAACGCTTGGCCGCTGTTCCGGGCCTATGACCCGGGGCTTGTACCATGGACGCTTGACCGGAAGCAGGTCCGCTTCCTGACGAACGCCTTGGAGCAAGCGGTGGACCTGGCCGCCCGATGCAAGAAGGACGATCGGCTGCTCGTGCCGCCGGTCTCCGGCCAACTGTTGGTCCGCGCGCAGGAGAACGGGGAATGGAGCGAAGGCTGGCGCGATCCCGAATTCGTCCTGAAGCGTCCGGCCAAGTATGAATACAGCGACGACGCGAAGCTGACGGACCTTGTGCGCCGCATTCCGGAGAAGCGGGGGCAGTGGGAGACCGATTATTTCTTCGCTCCCGTCGCGGTGCAGGGCGAGGCCGAGCGGCCGTATTACCCGCGGCTCTGCCTGTGGGTGGATCGGCAGACCCGCAGCGCGGTCGGCTTCCATGTCGCTTATGAAGGAAATTTCGAGCAGGAATTCATTGATCATATGATTAAATTAATCGAGGAGAAGGGGGCGCGCCCGCAAAAGCTCATTATCCGGTCGAACGAAGGCCTCGATCTGTTCGAGAAGACGGCGCAGCGCCTGAAAATCAAAATTGAACGCGAGCCGCGCCTCGTCTATCTGGAGGAGGCGCAGGCGGATCTGTTCGACTATTTCGCGCAACACGAAGCTTGATTCCAAGCGGGAGCTTGCAGGACGCGCATGAGCCACCGGGCCGGTTAAGGAACCTCTTTAACTGGCCCTTTTTTCGAGGAAGGCGGGTTTTTGGGGCAGGCATTCGTTTGCTTCCTATGCATCCATTGACGGAAACAGGGCCGGCCGATACAATGTAGGGAATTGAATAGGATAGTCTTCGTATAATTTTGGAAATATGGTCCATTCGTTTCTACCAAACTACCGTAAATAGTTTGACTACGAGGAAGAGAATGCCTGCCGCGGAGGATGGCTCCCCGCTGGGACAGGCTGTCTTGCTCCTTGCCGTCAAACTCTAGTTGCTGGACTAGAGTTTTTTTGTTGTACCCGGAACTCTGCAATTATCCTACCAAAAGCAAAGGAATGTGAAAATCGCATGAATTGGAACAAGCAACATTGGAGCAAACGGATTGCCGCAGCCGCCGGAACGGCGCCTGCCGACCTCGTCATTACGAATGGAAAAATCGTCGATGTCTTCAATCTCGAGATTATCGAAGGGGATGTCGCGATTGTGGACGGCATGATCATAGGCATCGGCGGCAGCTATGAAGGCGCCCGCGTCATTGATGCAGAGGGACGCTACATCGCCCCGTCCTTCATCGACACGCATGTTCATATTGAATCCGCCATGGTCACGCCGGCCGAATTCGCTCGCGTCGTCTTGCCTCACGGCGTCACGTCCGTCATAGCCGATCCGCATGAAATCGCGAATGTGGCCGGGACGGACGGCATTCAATATATGCTGGACGCTTCCGAGAATCTGCCGCTCGATGTATATATCATGCTGCCGTCCTGCGTTCCTTGCACGCCGTTCGAGCATGCCGGAGCCGTTCTCGATGCAGCCAGCCTGGATCCATTCTACGCCCACCCTCGGGTATTGGGATTGGCCGAGGTGATGGATTATCCCTCTGTGAGGCGCGGCGATGACGGCATGCTGGACAAATTGGTGTCCTCGCATCGGCATGGCGGGCGGATTGACGGTCACGGCGCCGGACTGGATGAAGAGGCCATCAACGTGTACCGGGCAGTCGGCATTCGCAACGATCATGAGTGCGTCACGGCTGAGGAAGCCAAGGCGCGCCTGCGGCGCGGCATGTATGTCATGATTCGCGAAGGCTCGGTGGCCAAGGACGTCGAAGCGCTCATCCCGGCCGTGACCGCCAGCAACGCGCGCCGCTGCGTGTTCTGCACCGACGACAAGCATTTGGACGAGCTGGTGCGGGAGGGCAGCGTCGATCATAATGCGCGTCTTGCCATCCGCTGCGGGCTTGATCCGCTGCAGGCGATCCAGATCGCTTCCCTGAATGCGGCCGAATGCTACGGACTACAGACCAAAGGCGCGATCGCCCCCGGGTACGAGGCCGACTTCTTGCTGCTCGACGATCTGGAGCGCCTGGCGATTGCCCAGGTGTACAAAGCGGGCAAGCTGGTGGGGGAGCAAGGTCAATATGCCGGACCGCAGCCGCAAACGGCCGTTATCCCGGACAGGCTGTTGAAGACGGTCAACCTGCCCCAGATAACGGAGCGGGAGCTGCAAATCCGTCTGCAGGGGGAGCCCCGCTGCCATATTATCGGCATCAATCCGAACAGCCTCATCACGACGCGTCTCGTGGAGGAGGTCGATGTGGAGGATGGCTGCTTCCGCCCTTCCGTGGAGAAGGATCAATTGAAGATTGCCGTGTTGGAGCGGCATCATCATACCGGATGCATCGGACTGGGCATCGTCAAGGGATTCGGCATTCAGCGCGGAGCGATCGCCTCCACCGTGGCGCATGATTCCCACAACCTCGTCGTGGCCGGCAGCAACGACCGGGATATGCTGACGGCCATCCAAGCGCTGCGCGGCATGGAGGGCGGATTGGCCGTCGCAAGCGGTGGCGAAGTACTCGCGGCGATCGAGCTGCGGGTGGCAGGCTTAATGTCGGCGGGGGATTATGCCGAGGTGCTCCATCATATGGAACGGCTCCACCAGGCTTTGGGGCGGATTGGCGCTTCCAGCGGGTTCAATCCTTTTGTTACGCTGTCGTTCCTATGCTTGCCCGTCATCCCTGAACTGAAGCTGACGGATATGGGCTTGTTCGATTTCGCGGCTTTCAAGCATATTCCGGTCTCGGCGGAGAGCTGCGCCGCGGAATCCGCAGCGCGGTGACAATACGGCAGACGAACCCCTTCTCATCCGATTCGTAAGAAAAACTTCGCACTAAGTTCGGAAGCTCGGAAGGTTGGAAATCGCCGCAATAAAAAAGACCGGGGGAGATTCACTCCTCCGGTCGTTCGTTTCATGGAAACATCGCCAGAAACAGGCTGTCTATGTAATATCAAGCGTGCTTCATATCTTGTCCAACGCTTGCAGCCGCATCCATCCTATGGTACGATATCAGGTGCGGCATAAGGTTGTGATGAACCAATATATATCTATCCAAATATATAATATCATAACGCACGGGGCGTTGTCAACTGGTTCGGCAACCCGGTGCCGCAAATCGGAATCTATATAAAGCGGGTGATTGTATGGACCCGAAACATCGGGAATGGCAGTTGGAGGAAGCGCGGGCTGTCGAGGTAATGGAGAAAATTGAGCGGCGCATCCTTCCGCTGCAGGAAGAGATGGGCGCGGTCAAGCGCGAAGTCGTGGATATTCGCCGCGAATTCTGGGACGACGTCAAGGTCAATCTGGATGACGCGAATGAAGCCATCGAGACGCATGCCAGCTTGAAGCAGCAGGCGGAGGTATTGGCGGAGCGCGAGCGCAGGCATCTTCATGCAGCCCAGCAGCTTGATGTGTGGAGACGAATGGCGAAGTCCCCTTATTTTGCGCGGATTGATTTCCGGGAAGAGGGGGAAGCGGAGGCGGAGCGGGTGTATATCGGGATCGGCTCCTTCCGGGATAAAGACGACAACTTCCTCGTCTATGATTGGCG includes these proteins:
- a CDS encoding GNAT family N-acetyltransferase, giving the protein MNVRSFRLADYLPATQLLKESLSEECCEKTLDAFARQLSLDGELVLIAEQENPDGETIMVGLAIGTIDRNNGYYYRLAVHPEFRNQGVGKALVAGMEQKFQQRKVRNIMIAADEHTEFVLPWFEALGYGAQHVLRSLKQLRIVTG
- a CDS encoding DUF402 domain-containing protein; this encodes MERYEKALVKSFKHDGHLHRMWLENWIVPSSLVHPEHAAEGMFVLINSQTPIREADGKQWNSKIPAVTFLIPKQWFNVVALIEDHGIRYYCNIASPPYRTDNIFTYIDYDLDVIQMPGGQVNVVDQDEYEQNRHVYHYPDLVERKITAGLDAVLERIGHRRPPFWDDEVRRYYDDWKQSVQPE
- the queG gene encoding tRNA epoxyqueuosine(34) reductase QueG, which produces MAEQKHMTRWTPYGTNQAAGAEASREAERWQRLKQEIIDAAPSLGIDQVGFTTADPFTELKARLQHSIDQGYASGFEEPDLDKRTQPALLLDGARSIIAIAVAYPSKLEGGPKSEPGAYRGMFARTAWGLDYHQVLRDRLQRLEQFLRERVPEVRVKSMVDTGELCDRAVAERSGIGFSGKNCSIISPKWGSWIYLGEMITNLPLPPDHPLTEDCGECTRCLDACPTGAFAGPGQLNAQRCISFQTQSKEMLPHEMMVKIGNRLYGCDTCQIVCPKNRGLNWTHHAEMQPDPEQAKPLLVPLLSLSNREFKSQFGSSAAAWRGKKPIQRNAIAALGNFRDRQAVPALEGLLRTDERPDIRAAAAWALGQIGGPDAKRILEAALSREEEPKVKEAVMQARERAEAQQEPLYVQEMESPLGPLTLAATATGLFAIEFGDALSAAEGLQRRAARSYGRVALQRHPERLQEAKRQLEEYFAGTRREFDLTLDIQGTPFQRRVWQALTGIPYGETRSYKQIAEAIGNPGAVRAVGGANNRNPLSIIVPCHRVIGADGKLVGYGGGMDKKITLLRLEGNPCGQ
- a CDS encoding YneF family protein, producing MIWVVGIIALIVGVIIGFAGGVFYLRKQMEKMQSDPQMLQKMAKQMGYNLNAKQMQQAQKMMQKNKRK
- the folE gene encoding GTP cyclohydrolase I FolE, producing MAGLKDYVNSKVGENREKIEHHVKEILRLIGEDVDREGLKETPARVTRMYEEIFGGYEVDPRDVLGVTFDEAHEELVIVKDITYYSLCEHHMAPFFGKVHIGYIPSGQVAGLSKLARLVEAVTRRLQVQERVTSEIADIMEEALKPHGVMVVVEGEHLCMCSRGVKKPGSKTVTMSTRGSFKDDAAQRAEFLSLIKQ
- a CDS encoding DUF7309 domain-containing protein, producing MAKTDVEQTERNEEAVELTEEQAEWHRLYEAAAAFKKQGSWKWVSDSEIFGVCNPEDGEVGYCTIMGSNEELFGLAVFRGAEGLESLQDMMLEQDDQYAWLNRQKCMMVTFEDRTDLDKQDLAQIKELGFRFRGRNAWPLFRAYDPGLVPWTLDRKQVRFLTNALEQAVDLAARCKKDDRLLVPPVSGQLLVRAQENGEWSEGWRDPEFVLKRPAKYEYSDDAKLTDLVRRIPEKRGQWETDYFFAPVAVQGEAERPYYPRLCLWVDRQTRSAVGFHVAYEGNFEQEFIDHMIKLIEEKGARPQKLIIRSNEGLDLFEKTAQRLKIKIEREPRLVYLEEAQADLFDYFAQHEA
- the ade gene encoding adenine deaminase, with amino-acid sequence MNWNKQHWSKRIAAAAGTAPADLVITNGKIVDVFNLEIIEGDVAIVDGMIIGIGGSYEGARVIDAEGRYIAPSFIDTHVHIESAMVTPAEFARVVLPHGVTSVIADPHEIANVAGTDGIQYMLDASENLPLDVYIMLPSCVPCTPFEHAGAVLDAASLDPFYAHPRVLGLAEVMDYPSVRRGDDGMLDKLVSSHRHGGRIDGHGAGLDEEAINVYRAVGIRNDHECVTAEEAKARLRRGMYVMIREGSVAKDVEALIPAVTASNARRCVFCTDDKHLDELVREGSVDHNARLAIRCGLDPLQAIQIASLNAAECYGLQTKGAIAPGYEADFLLLDDLERLAIAQVYKAGKLVGEQGQYAGPQPQTAVIPDRLLKTVNLPQITERELQIRLQGEPRCHIIGINPNSLITTRLVEEVDVEDGCFRPSVEKDQLKIAVLERHHHTGCIGLGIVKGFGIQRGAIASTVAHDSHNLVVAGSNDRDMLTAIQALRGMEGGLAVASGGEVLAAIELRVAGLMSAGDYAEVLHHMERLHQALGRIGASSGFNPFVTLSFLCLPVIPELKLTDMGLFDFAAFKHIPVSAESCAAESAAR